The following proteins are co-located in the Larimichthys crocea isolate SSNF unplaced genomic scaffold, L_crocea_2.0 scaffold97, whole genome shotgun sequence genome:
- the b3galt4 gene encoding beta-1,3-galactosyltransferase 4: MVGRGLWVCKPRFGKRGSRLGVLPFLCAAIACAAVLALLFVDFIESWVTSMSLNTVVEPHAGIIPPQSVPPTRPEEFLLMPSPLVCQRAKPYLITMVTSAPANQRARQAIRDTWGGEVEVRGLRVMTLFMVGVASDPGLAKLLIEEARERGDLIQGRFLDTYSNLTLKTLSMLGWARRFCPQAHFMAKVDDDVLFNPSALLHFLNKSRNPYEQGDLYLGRVHLHVAPDRDPDSKHYLPSGAYPPNVFPDYCSGTAYVLSRSALLKISLAASASALSTPLPPEDVFVGLCARTAGVLPSHCPLFSGGPGVPYGRCCYQAMVSIHHIPPREMLHYWAEVHSSQPCSWLSVRASLGMCKVRAMLGSALGLEQGL, from the coding sequence ATGGTCGGACGGGGACTATGGGTATGTAAGCCCCGGTTTGGAAAGCGAGGGAGCAGGCTTGGTGTGTTGCCTTTTCTGTGCGCTGCCATAGCGTGCGCAGCCGTGTTGGCTCTGCTCTTTGTGGACTTCATCGAGTCATGGGTCACCTCCATGAGCTTGAATACGGTGGTGGAGCCGCACGCCGGCATCATCCCCCCGCAGAGCGTCCCTCCCACCAGACCCGAGGAGTTCCTGCTCATGCCCAGCCCGCTCGTGTGCCAGCGTGCTAAGCCTTACCTCATCACCATGGTTACCTCGGCTCCTGCCAATCAGAGGGCCCGTCAAGCCATCAGGGACACCtggggaggagaggtggaggttagGGGCCTGCGGGTCATGACCCTCTTCATGGTGGGTGTGGCTTCTGACCCTGGACTGGCCAAGCTGCTGATAGAGGAGGCCAGAGAACGAGGAGACCTGATTCAGGGGCGCTTTCTGGACACCTACTCCAACCTCACCCTGAAAACCTTGTCCATGCTGGGCTGGGCCCGTCGCTTCTGCCCTCAGGCTCACTTCATGGCCAAAGTGGATGATGATGTCCTGTTCAATCCCAGCGCCCTCCTGCACTTCCTGAACAAGAGCCGTAACCCTTATGAACAAGGAGACTTGTACCTTGGCAGGGTGCATCTCCATGTGGCTCCAGACCGTGACCCAGACAGCAAACATTATCTCCCTTCAGGAGCCTACCCTCCAAATGTCTTTCCAGACTATTGCAGTGGTACAGCCTATGTTCTGTCCCGCTCTGCATTGCTCAAAATTTCCCTGGCAGCGTCTGCATCAGCTTTATCCACACCTCTACCCCCTGAAGATGTGTTTGTTGGTCTGTGTGCCCGGACAGCTGGAGTGCTGCCCTCACACTGCCCACTCTTCTCAGGTGGTCCAGGTGTACCATACGGGCGCTGCTGTTATCAGGCAATGGTGTCCATCCACCACATCCCACCCAGAGAGATGCTGCACTATTGGGCTGAAGTCCATTCGTCACAACCCTGTTCCTGGCTGAGTGTGCGTGCATCTCTGGGGATGTGCAAAGTCAGGGCGATGCTCGGGTCAGCTCTGGGACTGGAGCAGGGCTTGTGA
- the nr2c2 gene encoding nuclear receptor subfamily 2 group C member 2 isoform X1: MTTNLNLLSQQKVDSEHEAEVSSSPSDFIMSESPQRFQVISTEPATTPQRIQIVTDQQTGQKIQIVTAMKPSTAPKQQFILTTADSSGAGKVILASPDSHNTKQLIFTAADSLMPGRIQIVTDPVSMERLLGQSGDLSRPQPVEYCVVCGDKASGRHYGAVSCEGCKGFFKRSVRKNLTYSCRSKQDCVINKHHRNRCQFCRLRKCLKMGMKTESVQSERKPIDVVPREKHANCAASTQKIYIRKDLNSPLIATPTFISDTETDGSRSSLLDQGMLVNIQQPVIQSDGTLLLATDSKMESGQGDLGTLANVVTSLANLSDSLKENLNNGDTSDSQHEEQSASEITRAFDTLAKVFNPLEVGAGQRLADKSPCVSGTTIQLIGRDQETPIIEVEGPLLTDSHVGFKLTMPSPMPEYLNVHYICESASRLLFLSMHWARSIPAFSALGQEANTSLVRACWNELFTLGLAQCAHVMNLSTILTAIINHLQSSIQDDKLSGERVKQVMEHIWKFQEFCNSMTRLETDSYEYAYLKAIVLFSPDHPGVDGSGQIEKFQEKALMELQDYVQKTYPDDTYRLTRILTRLPALRLMNSSITEELFFTGLIGNVSIDSIIPYILKMETAEYNSQDSDPTD; encoded by the exons ATGACGACCAACCTCAATCTGCTCAGTCAGCAGAAAGTGGACTCTGAGCACGAGGCAGAG GTGTCATCCTCTCCCTCAGACTTCATCATGAGTGAGTCTCCACAGCGATTTCAGGTCATCTCCACTGAGCCGGCCACAACACCACAGCGAATACAG ATTGTAACGGACCAGCAAACAGGTCAGAAGATCCAGATAGTGACAGCGATGAAGCCGTCCACGGCTCCCAAGCAGCAGTTCATTCTGACTACGGCTGACAGCTCAGGGGCAGGCAAGGTTATCCTGGCCTCACCAGACAGCCACAACACTAAGCAGCTCATCTTCACTGCTGCGGACAGCCTGATGCCAGGAAGGATACAG ATAGTCACAGATCCAGTGTCAATGGAGCGGTTGTTAGGGCAGTCGGGGGACTTGAGCCGACCGCAGCCAGTGGAGTACTGTGTAGTGTGTGGCGACAAGGCTTCAG ggCGTCACTATGGAGCAGTCAGTTGTGAGGGATGTAAAGGCTTCTTCAAGCGGAGCGTGAGGAAAAACCTGACCTACAGCTGTCGCAGTAAACAGGACTGTGTCATCAACAAACACCACCGCAATCGCTGCCAGTTCTGTCGGTTGAGGAAATGTCTTAAGATGGGGATGAAGACTGAGT CTGTCCAGAGTGAGAGAAAGCCCATTGATGTAGTGCCCAGAGAGAAGCATGCCAACTGTGCTGCCTCCACCCAGAAGATCTACATCCGCAAGGACCTTAACAGCCCGCTCATCGCCACGCCAACCTTTATCTCTGATACGGAGACAGATGGCTCCAG ATCCAGCCTGCTGGACCAGGGGATGCTGGTTAATATCCAGCAGCCAGTCATCCAGAGTGATGGAACTTTGCTGCTGGCCACTGACTCAAAG ATGGAGTCCGGGCAAGGGGACTTGGGTACACTAGCCAATGTGGTGACATCACTGGCCAACCTGAGCGACTCACTAAAAGAGAATCTAAACAATGGCGATACCTCGGACAGCCAACACGAGGAGCAGTCTGCCAGCGAGATAACACG TGCCTTTGACACCCTGGCCAAAGTTTTCAACCCACTTGAAGTTGGAGCCGGACAGAGACTGGCAGATAAGTCGCCGTGTGTCAGTGGAACGACCATCCAGCTGATTGGTCGAGACCAGGAGACCCCCATTATTGAGGTGGAAGGACCACTGCTCACGGACAGCCATGTCGGCTTTAAG CTGACCATGCCGAGCCCCATGCCCGAGTATCTGAATGTTCACTACATCTGCGAGTCAGCATCCagacttctttttctctccatgcACTGGGCACGCTCCATTCCTGCCTTCTCAGCTCTTGG TCAGGAGGCAAACACCAGCTTGGTGCGAGCCTGCTGGAATGAGCTGTTCACTCTGGGCCTCGCTCAGTGCGCTCACGTGATGAACCTGTCGACCATCCTCACTGCCATCATCAACCACCTTCAAAGCAGCATCCAGGATG ACAAGCTTTCAGGGGAGAGGGTGAAGCAGGTGATGGAGCATATTTGGAAGTTCCAGGAGTTCTGTAACAGCATGACGAGGCTGGAAACCGACAGCTACGAATACGCCTACCTGAAGGCAATAGTGTTGTTCAGCCCTG ATCACCCGGGTGTGGATGGCAGCGGGCAGATAGAAAAGTTCCAGGAGAAGGCCTTGATGGAGCTGCAGGACTATGTGCAGAAAACATACCCAGACGACACCTACAG GTTGACCCGTATCCTGACTCGTCTCCCAGCCCTGCGCCTCATGAACTCCAGCATCACAGAGGAGCTCTTCTTCACCGGCTTGATAGGTAACGTCTCTATTGACAGCATCATTCCCTACATCCTGAAGATGGAGACGGCTGAGTATAACAGCCAGGACTCCGACCCTACAGACTGA
- the nr2c2 gene encoding nuclear receptor subfamily 2 group C member 2 isoform X2 — MSESPQRFQVISTEPATTPQRIQIVTDQQTGQKIQIVTAMKPSTAPKQQFILTTADSSGAGKVILASPDSHNTKQLIFTAADSLMPGRIQIVTDPVSMERLLGQSGDLSRPQPVEYCVVCGDKASGRHYGAVSCEGCKGFFKRSVRKNLTYSCRSKQDCVINKHHRNRCQFCRLRKCLKMGMKTESVQSERKPIDVVPREKHANCAASTQKIYIRKDLNSPLIATPTFISDTETDGSRSSLLDQGMLVNIQQPVIQSDGTLLLATDSKMESGQGDLGTLANVVTSLANLSDSLKENLNNGDTSDSQHEEQSASEITRAFDTLAKVFNPLEVGAGQRLADKSPCVSGTTIQLIGRDQETPIIEVEGPLLTDSHVGFKLTMPSPMPEYLNVHYICESASRLLFLSMHWARSIPAFSALGQEANTSLVRACWNELFTLGLAQCAHVMNLSTILTAIINHLQSSIQDDKLSGERVKQVMEHIWKFQEFCNSMTRLETDSYEYAYLKAIVLFSPDHPGVDGSGQIEKFQEKALMELQDYVQKTYPDDTYRLTRILTRLPALRLMNSSITEELFFTGLIGNVSIDSIIPYILKMETAEYNSQDSDPTD; from the exons ATGAGTGAGTCTCCACAGCGATTTCAGGTCATCTCCACTGAGCCGGCCACAACACCACAGCGAATACAG ATTGTAACGGACCAGCAAACAGGTCAGAAGATCCAGATAGTGACAGCGATGAAGCCGTCCACGGCTCCCAAGCAGCAGTTCATTCTGACTACGGCTGACAGCTCAGGGGCAGGCAAGGTTATCCTGGCCTCACCAGACAGCCACAACACTAAGCAGCTCATCTTCACTGCTGCGGACAGCCTGATGCCAGGAAGGATACAG ATAGTCACAGATCCAGTGTCAATGGAGCGGTTGTTAGGGCAGTCGGGGGACTTGAGCCGACCGCAGCCAGTGGAGTACTGTGTAGTGTGTGGCGACAAGGCTTCAG ggCGTCACTATGGAGCAGTCAGTTGTGAGGGATGTAAAGGCTTCTTCAAGCGGAGCGTGAGGAAAAACCTGACCTACAGCTGTCGCAGTAAACAGGACTGTGTCATCAACAAACACCACCGCAATCGCTGCCAGTTCTGTCGGTTGAGGAAATGTCTTAAGATGGGGATGAAGACTGAGT CTGTCCAGAGTGAGAGAAAGCCCATTGATGTAGTGCCCAGAGAGAAGCATGCCAACTGTGCTGCCTCCACCCAGAAGATCTACATCCGCAAGGACCTTAACAGCCCGCTCATCGCCACGCCAACCTTTATCTCTGATACGGAGACAGATGGCTCCAG ATCCAGCCTGCTGGACCAGGGGATGCTGGTTAATATCCAGCAGCCAGTCATCCAGAGTGATGGAACTTTGCTGCTGGCCACTGACTCAAAG ATGGAGTCCGGGCAAGGGGACTTGGGTACACTAGCCAATGTGGTGACATCACTGGCCAACCTGAGCGACTCACTAAAAGAGAATCTAAACAATGGCGATACCTCGGACAGCCAACACGAGGAGCAGTCTGCCAGCGAGATAACACG TGCCTTTGACACCCTGGCCAAAGTTTTCAACCCACTTGAAGTTGGAGCCGGACAGAGACTGGCAGATAAGTCGCCGTGTGTCAGTGGAACGACCATCCAGCTGATTGGTCGAGACCAGGAGACCCCCATTATTGAGGTGGAAGGACCACTGCTCACGGACAGCCATGTCGGCTTTAAG CTGACCATGCCGAGCCCCATGCCCGAGTATCTGAATGTTCACTACATCTGCGAGTCAGCATCCagacttctttttctctccatgcACTGGGCACGCTCCATTCCTGCCTTCTCAGCTCTTGG TCAGGAGGCAAACACCAGCTTGGTGCGAGCCTGCTGGAATGAGCTGTTCACTCTGGGCCTCGCTCAGTGCGCTCACGTGATGAACCTGTCGACCATCCTCACTGCCATCATCAACCACCTTCAAAGCAGCATCCAGGATG ACAAGCTTTCAGGGGAGAGGGTGAAGCAGGTGATGGAGCATATTTGGAAGTTCCAGGAGTTCTGTAACAGCATGACGAGGCTGGAAACCGACAGCTACGAATACGCCTACCTGAAGGCAATAGTGTTGTTCAGCCCTG ATCACCCGGGTGTGGATGGCAGCGGGCAGATAGAAAAGTTCCAGGAGAAGGCCTTGATGGAGCTGCAGGACTATGTGCAGAAAACATACCCAGACGACACCTACAG GTTGACCCGTATCCTGACTCGTCTCCCAGCCCTGCGCCTCATGAACTCCAGCATCACAGAGGAGCTCTTCTTCACCGGCTTGATAGGTAACGTCTCTATTGACAGCATCATTCCCTACATCCTGAAGATGGAGACGGCTGAGTATAACAGCCAGGACTCCGACCCTACAGACTGA
- the mrps25 gene encoding small ribosomal subunit protein mS25 gives MPMKGRFPIRRTLEYLQKGDIIFKNKVKIMTVNYNTHGELSEGARKFVFFNIPQIQYKNPWVQIMMFKNMTPSPFLKFYLDHGEQVLVDVEGKDYKQISQHVKKILGKSEEVLQAEAQAKMQASNPANFGPKKYFLRECICEVEGQVACPGTTPLPKEMTGKYRAKMAASQE, from the exons ATGCCGATGAAAGGACGGTTTCCGATCAGGAGGACTCTGGAGTATCTCCAGAAGGGCGacatcatctttaaaaacaaagtgaagatcATGACGGTGAACTACAACACGCACGGAGAGCTCAGCGAGGGAGCAAG aaagTTTGTGTTCTTCAATATTCCTCAGATTCAATACAAAAACCCGTGGGTCCAAATAATGATGTTCAAAAATATGACACCATCACCGTTTTTGAAGTTCTACCTAG ACCATGGGGAGCAGGTTCTGGTGGATGTGGAAGGAAAGGACTACAAACAAATTTCACAACATGTAAAGAAGATTTTAGGCAAATCAGA AGAAGTGCTACAAGCCGAGGCTCAAGCCAAGATGCAGGCCTCCAACCCTGCCAACTTTGGGCCGAAAAAGTACTTTCTGAGGGAATGTATCTGTGAGGTGGAGGGCCAGGTGGCGTGTCCTGGCACCACACCGCTGCCCAAGGAGATGACGGGCAAATACCGTGCCAAGATGGCAGCGTCACAGGAGTGA